A portion of the Suricata suricatta isolate VVHF042 chromosome 11, meerkat_22Aug2017_6uvM2_HiC, whole genome shotgun sequence genome contains these proteins:
- the LOC115272361 gene encoding secretoglobin family 1D member 1-like: MRLFLSVLLVTLALCCYEANAIVCPDIAKDFEGFLWEDKTAFELSLQKYRAPPENVQAVLDVKTCIDNISAEGRSQLVAILGHGGHRVEDETRGELR; this comes from the exons atGAGGCTGTTCCTGAGTGTCCTGCTGGTCACTCTGGCTCTTTGCTGCTATGAGG CCAATGCAATCGTCTGTCCAGACATTGCCAAAGATTTCGAAGGCTTCCTCTGGGAGGACAAAACTGCCTTCGAGCTGTCACTTCAAAAATACAGAGCACCTCCAGAAAACGTTCAGGCCGTTTTGGATGTGAAGACTTGCATCGATAACATCTCAGCTGAAGGAAGGAGTCAACTTGTAGCAATACTG GGTCACGGTGGCCACAGGGTGGAGGACGAGACACGAGGGGAGCTACGCTAA